In Stieleria varia, one genomic interval encodes:
- a CDS encoding dicarboxylate/amino acid:cation symporter: MSDTESAKSGHGSRLTLYICVAIIAAIILALVAPHFAESLDIGGELFLRTLKMIVVPLVFTSVMCGIMGMGDVRKLGRPGAAAIGYYLATTVLAVIVGLIVVNIMRPGVGTVDQAAIDKLGEGGMGTPKSKIIKSISEDSGLSQNEVSGVLQGLPDGEAEQPGVGTIIKNLALMLVTDNLFVSAANTQLLPIIVFAIILAALMTTMGKEVATVQTFIEQSNELLMKFVLLLMKAAPLGIFCLVAARFGKAQVEAIEDGTGGIWAELMQIGWYFSTVLVGLGLHAFITLPLIFYIVRRENPYVFMYRMSKALLMAFSTASSSATLPVTLECCEEAGVSEKSTEFVVPLGATINMDGTALYEAAAAIFIAQTIPGFDLSFTTQMIIAVTATLAAIGAAGIPEAGLVTMLIVLNAVGLPLEYIGLILTVDWLLDRFRTAVNVFGDSIGAAVVEKALPPEPVS; this comes from the coding sequence ATGTCGGACACGGAATCAGCAAAATCGGGTCACGGATCTCGACTCACGTTGTACATCTGTGTCGCCATCATCGCGGCGATCATTTTGGCCCTGGTGGCGCCGCATTTCGCGGAGTCGCTGGATATCGGCGGCGAACTCTTCCTGCGCACGTTGAAGATGATCGTGGTGCCCCTAGTGTTTACCTCCGTCATGTGCGGAATCATGGGCATGGGAGACGTCCGCAAACTCGGGCGACCTGGCGCTGCCGCAATCGGTTATTACCTAGCCACCACGGTGCTCGCCGTGATCGTCGGTTTGATCGTGGTCAACATCATGCGTCCCGGCGTGGGGACGGTTGATCAAGCAGCGATCGACAAGCTGGGCGAAGGAGGCATGGGGACGCCGAAGTCAAAGATCATCAAGTCGATCAGTGAAGACAGCGGGCTGAGTCAAAACGAGGTGTCCGGTGTCTTGCAAGGATTGCCCGATGGCGAAGCCGAGCAGCCGGGGGTCGGTACGATCATCAAGAACCTTGCTCTGATGCTCGTCACGGACAATCTGTTCGTTTCGGCGGCCAACACACAATTGCTGCCCATCATCGTTTTCGCCATCATCCTCGCCGCGCTGATGACCACGATGGGCAAAGAGGTGGCGACGGTGCAGACCTTCATCGAGCAATCAAACGAACTGTTGATGAAGTTTGTGCTGTTACTGATGAAAGCGGCGCCGCTGGGGATTTTTTGTTTGGTCGCTGCCCGATTCGGGAAAGCGCAGGTAGAGGCCATCGAAGACGGAACCGGTGGGATCTGGGCCGAATTGATGCAGATCGGCTGGTACTTTTCGACCGTGCTGGTCGGTCTGGGTTTGCACGCGTTCATCACTCTGCCGCTGATTTTCTACATCGTGCGACGTGAAAACCCTTACGTGTTCATGTATCGCATGTCCAAAGCACTGTTAATGGCGTTTTCGACCGCCAGTTCGTCGGCGACACTGCCCGTGACGTTGGAGTGTTGCGAAGAAGCCGGTGTGTCGGAGAAATCAACCGAGTTTGTGGTCCCGCTCGGTGCGACCATCAACATGGACGGCACCGCGTTGTACGAAGCCGCCGCGGCGATCTTCATCGCGCAAACGATCCCCGGTTTCGATTTGTCCTTCACGACGCAGATGATCATTGCGGTGACCGCCACCTTGGCGGCTATCGGAGCAGCGGGGATCCCGGAAGCCGGTTTAGTGACGATGCTGATCGTGCTCAACGCGGTCGGATTGCCGCTGGAGTACATCGGCTTGATCCTGACGGTCGACTGGTTGCTGGACCGATTTCGAACCGCAGTCAACGTATTCGGCGACAGCATCGGTGCCGCCGTGGTCGAAAAGGCTTTGCCGCCAGAGCCGGTCTCGTGA
- a CDS encoding MotA/TolQ/ExbB proton channel family protein, translated as METSLVSKDRLVWMRRDIERQFGFSGSRFTRVGSLLPALIAIAVTVGFFGGLFAIGSNPWVDMFTRRGWTPFVIVFFALWSAMILWLKRSKLGLQRRALRLNVIPDHIEHEQFALSVETAEQVLHRLYQVSDDPKHFVLLHRIEVGLSNVRSLSHVGDLGEILRTQSEHDESVMETSFNLIRGLVWAIPILGFIGTVSGLSSAIGGFGRVLSQTDDPAQLIDALKGVTGGLATAFETTLLALIAALLVQMAMTFQKKREEEFLDECTEYCQREISSRLRTDGSSSAAVALPKPSPKSASRARVPETKLPQQAGQTLPAVTPVAATEPPVSSAPEPVDAEIISLDDENGSATQPIEAEPIDADVIWD; from the coding sequence ATGGAAACATCACTCGTCAGCAAAGACCGCTTGGTTTGGATGCGTCGTGATATCGAGCGACAGTTCGGTTTCAGCGGATCTAGATTCACGCGAGTGGGCAGTCTGTTGCCCGCATTGATCGCGATCGCCGTCACCGTCGGGTTCTTTGGCGGTTTATTTGCCATCGGTTCAAATCCCTGGGTGGACATGTTCACTCGACGCGGCTGGACTCCCTTTGTCATTGTTTTCTTTGCCCTGTGGTCGGCAATGATCCTGTGGCTCAAACGGTCCAAGCTCGGTTTGCAACGACGCGCGCTGCGACTGAACGTCATTCCCGATCACATCGAACACGAGCAATTCGCGTTGTCGGTCGAAACGGCCGAACAAGTGCTGCATCGGCTCTATCAAGTCAGCGACGATCCGAAGCACTTCGTCCTGCTGCATCGCATCGAAGTCGGCTTGTCTAATGTTCGCAGTCTCAGTCACGTCGGAGACTTGGGCGAGATCCTGCGAACGCAATCCGAGCACGATGAATCAGTGATGGAAACGAGTTTCAACTTGATCCGTGGGTTGGTCTGGGCGATCCCGATTCTCGGTTTCATCGGGACGGTTTCTGGGCTCTCCTCCGCCATCGGGGGCTTCGGTCGCGTGCTCAGTCAAACCGATGATCCGGCACAATTGATCGATGCGCTCAAGGGAGTCACCGGAGGACTCGCGACCGCGTTCGAAACGACCTTATTGGCTTTGATCGCCGCCCTGTTGGTCCAAATGGCGATGACGTTCCAAAAGAAACGCGAAGAAGAGTTTTTGGATGAATGCACCGAGTATTGCCAGCGTGAGATCTCCAGTCGGCTGCGAACCGATGGTTCTAGTTCAGCGGCGGTTGCATTGCCAAAGCCCAGCCCTAAGTCCGCGTCGCGCGCAAGGGTTCCGGAAACCAAGCTTCCCCAACAGGCGGGGCAAACCTTGCCCGCAGTCACTCCCGTCGCCGCAACGGAGCCACCAGTCTCCTCTGCACCTGAGCCCGTCGATGCCGAAATAATCTCTTTGGACGATGAAAATGGTTCCGCGACGCAGCCGATCGAGGCGGAGCCCATTGACGCAGACGTGATTTGGGATTGA
- a CDS encoding menaquinone biosynthetic enzyme MqnA/MqnD family protein, producing the protein MLRIGAVSYLNTKPLIYGLRERLESNQSGVCGQLSLNLPSRLATQLRVGELDVALIPSVEYFRGQSDYQIVSDAAIACRGPVWSVRLLSRVPVRKIKRLALDEGSRTSVALTKVLLWEMYALRPETVPLTMEQTPEAVDADAVLVIGDRAMHPEPGVYSEIWDLGDRWCRWSELPFVFAMWVARRGVDIDRLAELLQQSRDEGVANLESIAGQYAAPHGLTNEDLHHYFADNLHYHLGPREQSGLELFRSRCSHLGLIADETTAAGAENE; encoded by the coding sequence ATGCTCCGGATCGGTGCCGTCTCCTATCTGAACACCAAGCCCTTGATTTATGGGCTGCGTGAGCGACTGGAATCCAACCAGTCAGGCGTGTGCGGCCAATTGTCGCTGAATTTGCCCAGCCGTCTCGCCACGCAGTTGCGTGTCGGCGAGCTGGACGTCGCTTTGATTCCATCCGTGGAGTACTTTCGCGGGCAGTCGGACTACCAGATCGTCTCTGACGCGGCGATCGCCTGCCGGGGGCCGGTGTGGAGTGTCCGGTTGCTTAGTCGCGTGCCGGTAAGGAAAATCAAACGGCTGGCATTGGACGAGGGAAGCCGCACCAGCGTGGCGCTGACCAAGGTCTTGTTGTGGGAGATGTATGCTCTGCGACCGGAAACGGTTCCCTTGACGATGGAGCAAACGCCGGAAGCGGTCGATGCCGATGCCGTTTTGGTGATCGGCGACCGCGCGATGCACCCCGAGCCGGGCGTTTACAGTGAGATCTGGGACCTGGGTGACCGCTGGTGCAGGTGGAGCGAGCTGCCGTTCGTTTTCGCGATGTGGGTGGCTCGTCGCGGAGTCGACATCGATCGGCTTGCCGAACTTTTGCAGCAGAGCCGTGACGAAGGGGTTGCGAATCTCGAATCCATTGCCGGGCAGTATGCAGCACCGCATGGTCTGACTAACGAAGACCTCCATCATTACTTTGCCGATAACCTTCACTATCACCTCGGCCCTCGCGAACAAAGCGGACTGGAGTTGTTCCGATCCCGTTGCTCACACTTGGGGCTGATCGCAGACGAAACGACCGCTGCAGGAGCTGAAAACGAATGA
- the mqnC gene encoding cyclic dehypoxanthinyl futalosine synthase yields MIKDILEKSVAGQRISGDEALQLLQSHDLAAIGAAADKVSRRMHPEPFRTYNVDRNINYTNICTAVCHFCAFYRGPKSDEGYVLPREELLAKVGETVELGGNQILMQGGLHPKFKLEWYEELLRDIKSAYPEVNIHGFSPPELHHFTKVNNMGIEEVLTRLKAAGLGSIPGGGAEILVDRVRHVLTRGKVMSDDWLNVMRVWHQLGGISSATMMFGHVETLAERVEHLQRIRDLQDETGGFTAFICWTFQPDNTEMAHIPATGSFEYLKTQAVSRLFLDNVPNIQSSWVTQGLKMGQLALLFGANDMGSLMIEENVVAEAGTVHFLSLRQMREAIEELGFQARQRDVHYQLVSPELEQKAIDANGGSGPTKAAAGEPVLVQLDATPA; encoded by the coding sequence ATGATCAAAGACATCCTGGAAAAATCCGTCGCCGGCCAGCGTATCAGCGGCGACGAAGCCCTACAGTTGCTGCAGTCGCACGACTTGGCCGCCATCGGTGCCGCCGCCGACAAGGTATCGCGGCGCATGCATCCGGAGCCTTTCCGGACGTACAACGTCGATCGAAACATCAACTACACCAACATCTGTACCGCAGTTTGTCACTTCTGCGCGTTTTACCGCGGCCCCAAGAGCGACGAAGGCTACGTGTTGCCCCGTGAGGAACTGTTGGCAAAGGTCGGCGAGACGGTCGAGCTGGGCGGCAATCAGATTTTGATGCAAGGCGGATTGCATCCGAAGTTCAAGCTGGAATGGTACGAGGAACTGCTGCGGGATATCAAGTCGGCGTACCCGGAGGTGAACATCCACGGCTTCAGCCCGCCAGAGCTGCATCATTTCACCAAAGTCAACAACATGGGGATCGAGGAAGTCCTGACGCGGCTCAAAGCGGCAGGGCTCGGCAGTATCCCAGGCGGCGGTGCGGAGATCTTGGTCGATCGTGTGCGTCATGTTTTGACTCGTGGCAAAGTCATGAGTGACGACTGGTTGAACGTGATGCGCGTCTGGCACCAATTGGGCGGCATCAGTTCCGCGACCATGATGTTCGGACACGTCGAAACGCTTGCCGAACGAGTCGAACACTTGCAGCGCATTCGTGACCTGCAAGACGAGACCGGCGGTTTTACCGCGTTCATCTGCTGGACATTCCAGCCCGACAACACCGAGATGGCACACATCCCTGCAACGGGCTCATTCGAGTACCTCAAGACCCAAGCCGTGTCGCGGTTGTTCTTGGACAACGTGCCCAATATCCAAAGCAGTTGGGTGACTCAGGGGTTAAAGATGGGGCAGCTCGCGTTGCTGTTCGGCGCAAACGACATGGGCAGCCTGATGATCGAAGAAAACGTGGTCGCGGAAGCCGGAACAGTACACTTCTTGTCTCTGCGACAGATGCGTGAAGCGATCGAAGAACTCGGATTCCAGGCACGGCAGCGCGACGTGCATTATCAGCTCGTCTCACCCGAGTTGGAACAGAAAGCGATCGATGCCAACGGCGGCAGCGGACCGACAAAGGCAGCCGCAGGGGAGCCCGTTTTGGTTCAACTCGACGCCACCCCGGCCTGA
- a CDS encoding sulfatase family protein, translating into MQTLIYTLRFALLGIVVLDTTDLFAQANVEPTSNDQPVRPNILWIIVDDMSAEFSCYGEKLIQTPNVDALAGRGIQFNHAYVTAPVCSTCRSAFITGMYQTSIGAHHHRSGRGELKIELPADVQLVPKLFQDAGYYTSISGWPNKKGRLGKTDYNFEWDPSIYNSSDWTQRAPGQPFFAQIQTPGGKLRGASPEAAEKLAAQAKQVLGSATDPADVTLPPYYPNDPVLLQDWAAYLDSIRLTDHMVGEVIEKLRQDGDLENTVVLFMTDHGISHARGKQFLYDEGIHVPLVIAGPGIEHATRNDLVEHIDIAALSLGLAGIEIPKSMQAQDILSPEYVARDAVFSARDRCDETVEHLRSVRTANLKYIRNYLNQRPHMQPCAYKDGKAIVQAMRRLHDEGKLTELQDRIFQPTRPTEELYDLANDPFETRNLAGNPEWARQLEQMRQRLAQWEETTGDMGRQPESPEMYDSDMQVYVDGIAKRNKSPEHAQRIQDNIAQMKLWAKEGK; encoded by the coding sequence ATGCAAACCCTGATTTATACGCTGCGTTTCGCCCTGCTTGGCATCGTCGTACTCGACACAACCGATTTGTTTGCCCAAGCAAACGTTGAGCCCACCTCCAACGACCAACCGGTGCGTCCGAACATCTTGTGGATCATCGTCGATGACATGTCCGCGGAATTCTCGTGCTACGGTGAGAAACTAATCCAAACCCCCAACGTGGACGCTCTTGCCGGGCGAGGCATACAATTCAATCACGCTTACGTCACCGCCCCGGTCTGCTCAACGTGCCGCTCCGCGTTCATCACGGGGATGTACCAAACCAGCATCGGAGCGCATCACCACCGCAGTGGCCGCGGCGAGTTGAAGATTGAGTTGCCCGCGGACGTCCAACTGGTTCCCAAACTGTTTCAGGACGCAGGCTACTACACATCCATCAGCGGTTGGCCCAACAAGAAAGGCCGTCTTGGAAAAACCGATTACAACTTTGAGTGGGATCCATCGATTTACAACTCATCGGATTGGACACAGCGTGCTCCAGGGCAACCCTTCTTTGCACAGATCCAAACCCCCGGCGGAAAGCTGCGTGGCGCGTCTCCAGAAGCAGCCGAGAAACTGGCCGCGCAAGCCAAGCAGGTTCTCGGTTCGGCGACCGATCCCGCTGATGTGACCTTGCCACCGTACTACCCGAACGATCCGGTGCTGCTGCAAGACTGGGCTGCGTACCTCGACTCGATTCGCTTGACCGATCACATGGTGGGCGAAGTCATTGAGAAACTCAGACAGGACGGTGACCTTGAGAACACGGTCGTCCTCTTCATGACCGATCATGGCATCAGTCACGCCCGTGGAAAACAATTCTTGTACGATGAAGGAATCCATGTGCCGTTGGTGATCGCCGGTCCCGGAATCGAACACGCAACCCGCAACGATCTCGTCGAGCACATTGACATCGCTGCGTTGTCACTTGGATTGGCTGGCATCGAAATCCCAAAATCCATGCAAGCCCAAGACATTCTGTCGCCCGAGTACGTTGCACGCGATGCGGTGTTCTCGGCACGTGATCGATGCGATGAAACGGTCGAGCATCTGCGCAGCGTGCGCACTGCGAACCTCAAGTACATCCGCAATTACCTCAACCAGCGCCCTCACATGCAACCGTGTGCGTACAAAGACGGTAAAGCGATCGTTCAAGCCATGCGTCGACTGCACGACGAGGGAAAGCTGACCGAGCTGCAGGACCGAATCTTTCAGCCCACTCGACCGACGGAAGAACTCTACGATCTGGCCAACGATCCTTTCGAAACACGAAATCTGGCGGGGAACCCCGAGTGGGCGAGACAACTGGAACAGATGCGGCAACGCTTGGCCCAGTGGGAAGAAACCACGGGCGACATGGGTCGACAGCCGGAATCGCCCGAAATGTATGACAGCGACATGCAAGTTTACGTTGATGGGATTGCCAAGCGAAACAAATCTCCAGAGCACGCCCAGCGAATCCAGGACAACATCGCCCAGATGAAGCTTTGGGCAAAAGAGGGCAAATAG
- a CDS encoding RluA family pseudouridine synthase — protein sequence MPIEVLYRDGGVIAVNKPAELPTQAAEGIESLQSRLREELEREHEYLEFPHRLDRGVSGVILAATSKKVARLLSDQFASRKTEKRYVALVAGVPEFQSSASTSVSGEQSDNVWRDHLRKIDGVARVELCDENALGAKLAETHLEAVSPSKAGDCSRLVLRPITGRMHQLRIQAASRGHAILGDSIYATEVPEGGDSDTRIHLHACEITFHHPKTGKRVTVSCAADERFDLDRRSGSHPVEFED from the coding sequence ATGCCAATCGAAGTACTTTATCGCGATGGTGGTGTAATCGCGGTCAACAAGCCTGCCGAGTTGCCCACCCAGGCAGCAGAGGGGATCGAAAGTCTGCAGAGCCGACTGCGAGAGGAGCTGGAGAGGGAACACGAGTACCTTGAGTTTCCCCATCGACTGGATCGAGGTGTCAGCGGCGTGATTTTGGCAGCGACATCGAAGAAAGTGGCACGATTGCTCTCCGATCAGTTTGCGTCTCGCAAGACCGAAAAACGCTACGTCGCGTTGGTGGCTGGAGTTCCTGAGTTCCAATCTTCGGCGTCGACGTCGGTCTCAGGGGAACAGAGCGATAACGTCTGGCGCGATCACTTGCGCAAGATCGATGGGGTGGCTCGCGTGGAGTTGTGTGACGAAAACGCACTGGGAGCAAAGCTCGCGGAGACTCACCTGGAGGCCGTGTCGCCGTCCAAGGCTGGCGATTGTTCGCGGCTTGTTCTGCGCCCGATCACGGGACGGATGCATCAACTCCGAATTCAAGCCGCCTCACGAGGTCATGCGATTTTGGGTGATTCCATTTATGCCACCGAAGTGCCAGAGGGTGGCGACAGCGATACTCGAATTCACTTGCACGCGTGCGAAATCACATTTCACCATCCCAAAACGGGCAAACGAGTGACGGTGAGCTGCGCTGCGGATGAGCGGTTTGATCTGGATCGACGATCTGGCAGCCACCCGGTAGAATTTGAGGACTGA